The Plectropomus leopardus isolate mb chromosome 2, YSFRI_Pleo_2.0, whole genome shotgun sequence genome has a window encoding:
- the rab22a gene encoding ras-related protein Rab-22A codes for MALRELKVCLLGDTGVGKSSIVWRFVEDSFDPNINPTIGASFMTKTVQYQNELHKFLIWDTAGQERFRALAPMYYRGSAAAIIVYDITKEESFQTLKNWVKELRQHGPPNIVVAIAGNKCDLSDAREVSEKDAKDYADSIHAIFVETSAKNAININEVFIEISKRIPVADAAGGTSGKGFKLGRQASESRRTCC; via the exons ATGGCGCTGAGAGAGTTAAAAGTTTGTCTCCTGGGG GACACCGGCGTTGGAAAGTCAAGTATTGTTTGGAGATTTGTGGAGGACAGCTTTGACCCAAACATCAACCCAACAATTGG GGCATCCTTCATGACCAAGACAGTGCAATACCAGAACGAGCTGCACAAGTTTTTGATCTGGGACACGGCAGGACAGGAGCGG TTTCGTGCTCTGGCACCAATGTACTACAGAGGGTCAGCGGCGGCTATCATTGTTTATGACATCACAAAAGAg GAGTCCTTCCAAACACTGAAGAACTGGGTAAAGGAGCTGCGCCAGCATGGTCCTCCTAATATAGTGGTCGCCATCGCTGGAAACAAATGTGACCTTTCAGATGCCAG GGAAGTGTCAGAGAAGGATGCCAAGGACTACGCTGACTCCATCCATGCCATCTTTGTAGAAACCAGCGCCAAGAATGCCATTAACATCAATGAGGTGTTTATAGAGATAA GTAAGCGTATCCCTGTTGCTGACGCAGCAGGAGGAACTTCAGGAAAAGGTTTCAAACTGGGACGTCAGGCCTCAGAGTCTCGCAGGACGTGCTGCTGA